A stretch of DNA from Campylobacter concisus:
CTACAAATGGCTATATGCTTTCACACTTTGCCAAAAGGCTAAAAGACGCCGGACTAAAGCGCATAAATATGTCGCTTGATACGCTAAATGAACAAAAGGCTAAATTTATCGCACAAAAAAGTGTCTTGCACGAAGTTTTAGCTGGCTTTGAAGCAGCTCATGATGCTGGATTAAAAGTAAAAATCAACACTGTCGCACTAAAAGGTGTAAATGATGATGAGCTTATAAATTTGCTTGAGTTTGCTAAATTTAGAGATTCTCAGATCAGATTTATTGAGTATATGGAAAATTCACATGCTAAAGATGATCTAAAAGGGTTAAGTAGCGATGAAATTTTAAAAATCATCTCACAAAAATATAATGTTACAAAAGATGGAAAACTATCAAATGCGCCTGCGTCTATTTATAGACTTGATGATGGTTATAAATTTGGCATCATTGATCCACACAAGCACGACTTCTGCGAGAGTTGCAACCGCATCAGACTAAGTGCCGAGGGGCTT
This window harbors:
- the moaA gene encoding GTP 3',8-cyclase MoaA; this translates as MLIDKYGRVVDYLRISVTQRCNFRCRYCMPTTPFSWTPRENLLTFEELFLFVKVAIDEGIKKIRITGGEPLVRKDLDVFIKMISDYNPDIDLALTTNGYMLSHFAKRLKDAGLKRINMSLDTLNEQKAKFIAQKSVLHEVLAGFEAAHDAGLKVKINTVALKGVNDDELINLLEFAKFRDSQIRFIEYMENSHAKDDLKGLSSDEILKIISQKYNVTKDGKLSNAPASIYRLDDGYKFGIIDPHKHDFCESCNRIRLSAEGLLIPCLYFEEALSIKKAVEKGDIVAASEILRQVLANKPKENKWAIGANNETSSRAFYQTGG